The proteins below are encoded in one region of Nitrospira lenta:
- a CDS encoding sigma-54-dependent transcriptional regulator: protein MSASILIVDDEAAILTSLRSILEDEGYDVSVAGSGIEALKIYTTDPPDLMILDIWMPELDGLETLKRVKEFVPTAQVMMMSGHGSIETAVRAIKLGAYDYIEKPLSLENVTLRVKHALDQYRLEQENRTLKTKVQRKFELVGQSSVMQQLRQLIETAGPTNSRVLIGGENGTGKELVARAIHTHSARVEHPFVAVNCAAIPETLIESELFGHEKGSFTGATSMKRGQFEQADGGTLFLDEIADMSLNTQAKVLRALQEQQFTRVGGGKLMKVDVRVLAASNKDLEKEIAKGTFREDLYYRLNVVPIIVPPLRERREDIPALVRHFMKIHAEEQGLRIKEVTPEAMTVFQQYEWPGNIRELRNLIERLMIMVPGTVIDAPQAAMSLQGRGSSQSAAASAQGNSPLLTKSYDSLRDARNAFEKDYIGRKLREHHWNISRTAEDLQIERSHLHRKIKLLEVEMRPEV from the coding sequence ATGTCAGCATCGATCTTAATCGTCGACGACGAAGCCGCTATTTTAACGTCATTGCGGAGCATCCTTGAGGATGAGGGGTATGACGTTTCCGTCGCCGGCAGCGGCATTGAGGCCTTGAAGATCTATACGACGGATCCGCCGGACCTCATGATCTTGGATATTTGGATGCCGGAGCTGGATGGATTGGAGACTCTGAAACGGGTGAAAGAATTCGTGCCGACGGCCCAGGTCATGATGATGTCGGGGCATGGCTCCATCGAGACAGCGGTCAGGGCGATTAAGCTGGGGGCGTACGACTACATCGAAAAGCCGCTGTCCCTGGAAAATGTCACGCTCCGCGTGAAGCACGCGCTCGATCAATATCGGTTGGAACAGGAAAACCGGACGCTCAAGACGAAGGTCCAACGGAAGTTCGAACTCGTCGGCCAATCGTCCGTCATGCAGCAACTACGGCAGCTGATTGAAACAGCCGGCCCCACCAACAGCCGAGTCTTGATCGGCGGGGAGAATGGGACGGGCAAAGAGCTGGTGGCGCGCGCAATTCATACGCACTCCGCCAGGGTCGAGCATCCGTTCGTGGCGGTGAACTGCGCTGCTATTCCCGAGACGTTGATTGAAAGTGAATTGTTCGGCCATGAAAAGGGATCGTTTACCGGCGCGACCTCGATGAAGCGGGGGCAATTCGAACAGGCCGACGGCGGGACGTTATTTCTAGATGAGATCGCCGACATGAGCTTGAACACGCAGGCCAAGGTGCTGCGCGCACTCCAAGAACAGCAGTTCACCAGGGTCGGCGGCGGGAAGTTGATGAAGGTGGACGTGCGGGTGCTGGCGGCATCGAACAAAGATTTGGAAAAAGAAATCGCCAAGGGGACGTTCCGTGAAGATCTGTATTACCGCCTGAACGTCGTGCCGATCATTGTGCCGCCGTTGCGGGAACGCCGCGAAGACATTCCTGCGCTGGTTCGGCATTTCATGAAGATTCATGCCGAGGAGCAGGGGCTGCGTATCAAAGAAGTGACACCCGAGGCGATGACGGTCTTCCAGCAGTATGAATGGCCCGGCAACATTCGCGAATTGCGCAATCTCATTGAGCGTCTGATGATCATGGTGCCGGGAACGGTGATCGATGCGCCGCAGGCGGCGATGTCGCTACAGGGGCGGGGGAGCAGCCAGAGCGCGGCGGCCAGTGCTCAGGGGAACAGCCCGTTGCTGACGAAATCCTATGATTCCTTGCGCGATGCCAGGAATGCGTTCGAGAAGGACTATATCGGCCGAAAGCTGCGCGAGCACCATTGGAATATCTCGCGGACGGCCGAAGATCTTCAGATCGAGCGCAGTCATCTCCATCGCAAGATTAAGCTGCTTGAAGTGGAGATGCGCCCGGAAGTCTAG
- a CDS encoding response regulator transcription factor, which produces MGEGKPTVLVVDDDGEMRSLLRDGLWSEGYVLREAGDGEEACHVILRAVPDLILTEIHLAAGGVDYINRLRAIVPHCPIVVMTAFGDEQVKAKVFRAGATRYFSKPVHLAELRSCVKQLLGAGSQQVF; this is translated from the coding sequence GTGGGAGAGGGTAAGCCGACTGTACTGGTGGTGGACGATGACGGAGAGATGCGCAGCCTTCTTCGTGACGGTTTGTGGAGCGAAGGGTATGTCCTTCGGGAAGCCGGAGACGGGGAGGAGGCGTGTCATGTGATCCTCCGGGCGGTGCCGGACTTGATTCTGACGGAGATTCATTTGGCTGCTGGCGGGGTCGACTATATCAATCGTCTCAGAGCGATCGTCCCGCATTGCCCTATCGTCGTCATGACAGCATTCGGCGATGAACAGGTGAAGGCGAAGGTGTTTCGAGCCGGTGCGACGAGGTATTTCAGCAAGCCGGTGCATCTGGCAGAGCTGAGGTCCTGCGTGAAGCAACTGCTCGGGGCCGGGAGTCAGCAGGTGTTCTAG
- the purN gene encoding phosphoribosylglycinamide formyltransferase: MSGKRTAPLRVAVLASGRGSNLQAIIDSIEANLVQATIVAVVSNKKDAVALERARKHGLKDLFVDPKPFAGQPDSREAYDRALLAILQQHDVELVLLAGYMKIVTAVLVNAYANRMMNIHPSLLPSFPGLDVQKKAIEWGCKLAGCTVHFVTEGVDEGPIILQAAVPILDDDSPETLAARILVQEHKLYPRAVQLFAEGRLRVEGRRVFIEQGKPVGEAVIGPS; the protein is encoded by the coding sequence ATGTCGGGTAAAAGAACGGCTCCTCTTCGAGTGGCCGTCCTCGCATCGGGGCGTGGATCCAACCTCCAAGCCATCATCGATAGCATTGAAGCCAATCTGGTTCAGGCGACCATCGTCGCGGTCGTCAGCAATAAAAAAGATGCCGTGGCGCTGGAACGGGCCAGGAAACACGGGCTCAAGGATCTCTTTGTCGATCCCAAGCCGTTTGCCGGGCAGCCCGACAGCCGTGAAGCCTATGATCGGGCGCTTCTAGCCATCTTGCAGCAACATGATGTGGAGTTGGTGTTGCTGGCCGGCTACATGAAAATTGTCACAGCCGTGTTGGTGAATGCCTATGCCAACCGGATGATGAACATCCATCCGTCGTTGTTGCCGTCATTCCCGGGATTGGATGTGCAGAAGAAAGCCATTGAGTGGGGATGCAAATTGGCGGGTTGCACCGTTCATTTTGTGACCGAAGGGGTCGACGAAGGGCCGATTATTTTGCAGGCCGCCGTGCCGATCTTGGATGACGACTCGCCCGAGACGTTGGCCGCGCGGATTCTGGTGCAGGAGCACAAACTCTATCCCAGAGCCGTGCAGCTTTTCGCCGAAGGCCGGCTGCGCGTAGAGGGGCGTCGGGTATTCATTGAGCAGGGGAAACCGGTCGGGGAAGCCGTCATCGGCCCGTCATAG
- a CDS encoding sigma-54-dependent transcriptional regulator — translation MTEEWGAVLVVDDDAEMRELVFDVLKDRGHQIATAGSGQEALKLLAGEDFAVVLTDLRMKGMLGTELLLEIKRLYPDIGVILMTAFGSVETAVEAMKRGASDYLTKPVKTEEIIRVVERAVRESALRREVSRLRKEVHKEYSFHHILGKSKAIQAVFDLIRRVADSPTNVLITGESGTGKELVAKAIHYNSDRKDAPFVPVNCAAIPEQLLESELFGHMRGAFTDAKSDKRGLFEEAQKGTLFLDEISELPIMLQAKILRAIQEKEIRRVGANKPIAVDVRIIAATNLHLAEEVKAKRFRDDLFYRLNVIEVVLPPLRDRREDIPILVEAFLKKCAEVRHKEVKGVSESALAMLMDYSWPGNVRELENVVERAVTLHRGEKIAPDDLPLAVQGARGDRRVLDEAAEKMLPLHEIEQEYIKKILDKTGGNKYQAAQALGIDRKTLYRKLGEIEEAKTHE, via the coding sequence ATGACGGAAGAATGGGGCGCAGTGCTGGTCGTCGATGATGATGCCGAGATGCGCGAGTTGGTCTTTGATGTACTCAAGGATCGCGGCCATCAGATTGCGACGGCGGGAAGCGGGCAGGAGGCGCTGAAGCTCTTGGCCGGAGAAGATTTTGCCGTTGTGCTCACCGATTTGAGAATGAAGGGGATGTTGGGGACAGAATTGTTGCTCGAGATCAAACGGCTGTATCCCGATATCGGCGTCATCCTCATGACCGCGTTCGGGTCCGTCGAAACCGCCGTGGAAGCGATGAAGCGAGGCGCGAGCGATTACCTCACGAAGCCGGTGAAGACGGAGGAGATTATTCGTGTGGTGGAACGCGCCGTGCGGGAATCCGCTCTTCGGCGCGAGGTAAGCCGGCTGCGGAAAGAAGTGCACAAGGAATACAGCTTTCATCACATTCTCGGAAAGAGCAAAGCGATTCAGGCGGTGTTCGATCTGATCCGCCGCGTCGCGGATAGTCCGACCAATGTGTTGATCACCGGGGAGAGTGGAACGGGAAAAGAACTGGTGGCGAAGGCCATTCATTACAACAGCGATCGCAAGGATGCGCCGTTCGTTCCGGTGAACTGCGCCGCGATTCCCGAACAGTTGTTGGAAAGCGAGCTCTTCGGTCACATGCGCGGGGCCTTCACCGACGCGAAGTCGGACAAGCGCGGGCTGTTCGAGGAGGCGCAAAAGGGCACGCTCTTTCTCGATGAAATCAGCGAGTTGCCGATTATGCTCCAGGCGAAAATCCTGCGCGCCATTCAGGAAAAGGAAATCCGCCGAGTCGGCGCCAATAAGCCGATCGCGGTGGATGTCCGCATCATTGCCGCCACCAATCTGCATCTTGCGGAGGAGGTGAAGGCAAAGCGGTTTCGTGATGACTTGTTCTATCGACTCAATGTCATTGAAGTCGTGTTGCCGCCGTTGCGGGATCGCCGGGAGGATATTCCCATCCTAGTGGAAGCCTTTCTCAAGAAATGTGCGGAGGTTCGGCACAAAGAAGTGAAGGGGGTCAGTGAATCGGCTCTGGCGATGTTGATGGACTACAGCTGGCCGGGCAATGTGCGAGAGCTGGAAAATGTGGTGGAGCGGGCCGTGACGCTCCATCGCGGTGAGAAGATTGCGCCGGACGACCTGCCGCTGGCGGTGCAGGGCGCTCGCGGGGACCGGCGGGTGCTCGACGAAGCCGCGGAAAAGATGCTGCCGCTGCATGAGATCGAGCAGGAGTACATCAAGAAGATTCTCGATAAAACCGGCGGGAACAAGTACCAGGCTGCGCAGGCGTTGGGCATCGACCGGAAGACCCTCTACCGCAAGCTCGGTGAGATTGAAGAAGCGAAGACTCACGAGTAG
- a CDS encoding sensor histidine kinase: protein MPDSEQPSRSLSSAGPGLAERRVSGIESSGSAASGKPPRSNEPERKAPQLRPVWFVLILLIPSLALTFYYSQMAVPGGGEADSFLPTTSYAFVLLLLNLDLIGFVVLTLLLSRNLIKAYFERRHRLVGSGFRTKLIAAFIGFSLIPTILLAIVASGLVNKAVDVWFSDQIDRVMKDSYEVARMQHAGHIALAVNSARAIGQELFREDMLMSEQRDLLIAAMARKRMEYGVAGIEVFSSKMETLTKALDADIPAGVLDLPVSQLVLQVINGKQEFTSVQEAQTGRLVRAGVPVAAGNNRGELAGVVVVEAYVPESLLTKMEGIGRQYEEYKQIKAMKNPIKAGAYLFVAVVTVMILFSATWFGFYVARSITVPIQRLAEATEAVAQGDLSVKIDAKATDEIGTLIESFNRMTGDLQGSKFKLEDANRSLRQTNVELDRRRAYIETVVETIAAGLLSIDRNGIITTFNPSGERILGLSADRIRDRPANEVFKEFGLDVFQAVYDRMQADARDDWSLEGQVDVQGKPVKIRLNGSRMRDEANKDLGYVLIFDDLTELIKAQKVAAWQEVARRVAHEIKNPLTPIQLSAQRLRKKFFEKSPDFDKIFDEATNVIVTEVGSLKHMVDEFSKFARLPAPQMARQSLNEVIEEVLTLYRAAHKDIAFCVELDEDLPVLNFDREQLKRVCVNLFDNAIQAMNHTGRVWVSTKYDTKRKRAIVSVADEGIGITLEDQEKLFVPYFTRKKTGTGLGLAIVRRIITDHDGQIQASNNQPKGAVFTFDLPV, encoded by the coding sequence ATGCCGGATTCGGAACAGCCATCACGTTCATTGTCCTCTGCGGGGCCGGGCTTGGCGGAACGTCGCGTGTCCGGCATCGAGTCTTCCGGTTCTGCCGCCTCCGGCAAGCCCCCTCGTTCCAACGAACCCGAGCGCAAGGCGCCCCAGCTCCGTCCGGTCTGGTTCGTCCTCATCTTATTGATCCCCAGTCTGGCGCTGACGTTCTACTATTCGCAGATGGCGGTGCCCGGCGGGGGCGAAGCCGATTCGTTTTTGCCGACGACCAGCTACGCTTTTGTGCTGCTGCTGTTGAATCTCGACTTAATCGGCTTCGTTGTGCTGACGCTGTTGCTCTCGCGCAACTTGATCAAAGCCTATTTCGAGCGGCGGCACCGGCTGGTCGGATCGGGGTTTCGGACGAAGCTGATCGCGGCCTTTATCGGATTCTCGCTGATCCCGACGATTCTGCTGGCGATTGTGGCGAGCGGGCTGGTCAATAAAGCAGTCGATGTCTGGTTCAGCGATCAGATCGATCGGGTGATGAAGGATTCGTATGAAGTTGCCCGCATGCAACATGCCGGACACATTGCGCTGGCCGTCAACAGTGCGCGCGCGATCGGGCAGGAGTTGTTTCGCGAAGATATGCTGATGTCCGAACAGCGCGATCTGCTGATTGCGGCCATGGCCCGCAAGCGGATGGAATACGGCGTGGCGGGGATCGAAGTGTTTTCATCGAAAATGGAGACGCTCACCAAAGCGCTGGATGCGGACATTCCCGCCGGCGTGTTGGACCTTCCGGTCAGTCAGCTGGTGTTGCAGGTCATCAACGGGAAGCAGGAGTTCACGTCGGTGCAGGAGGCGCAGACCGGCCGGTTGGTACGGGCGGGGGTGCCGGTCGCGGCCGGGAACAATCGGGGTGAACTGGCCGGCGTCGTAGTCGTCGAGGCCTATGTGCCGGAATCGCTGCTCACGAAAATGGAAGGCATCGGGCGGCAATACGAAGAGTATAAGCAGATCAAGGCTATGAAGAATCCAATTAAGGCCGGCGCCTACCTCTTCGTGGCGGTCGTGACTGTGATGATCCTCTTTAGCGCCACCTGGTTCGGATTTTATGTCGCCCGCAGTATTACGGTGCCGATTCAGCGCCTGGCCGAAGCGACCGAGGCGGTGGCGCAAGGCGACCTGTCGGTGAAGATCGATGCCAAAGCGACCGATGAAATCGGAACATTGATCGAGTCCTTCAACCGGATGACCGGGGACTTGCAAGGCAGCAAGTTCAAGTTGGAAGATGCCAACCGCTCGTTGCGGCAAACGAACGTCGAACTGGATCGCCGCCGGGCCTATATCGAAACCGTGGTGGAGACGATTGCCGCCGGATTGCTGTCGATCGACCGCAACGGCATCATCACGACATTCAATCCTTCCGGCGAGCGGATTCTCGGGTTGTCCGCCGACCGGATCCGGGATCGTCCGGCAAACGAGGTCTTTAAAGAATTCGGCCTGGATGTGTTTCAAGCGGTCTACGACCGGATGCAAGCCGATGCCCGGGACGACTGGTCGCTGGAAGGGCAAGTGGATGTGCAAGGCAAGCCCGTGAAAATCAGGCTGAACGGGTCGCGTATGCGGGATGAGGCGAATAAAGACCTCGGGTACGTGTTGATCTTCGACGACCTCACGGAATTGATCAAGGCGCAGAAAGTCGCGGCCTGGCAGGAAGTCGCCCGCCGCGTGGCGCACGAGATCAAGAATCCGCTCACGCCGATCCAACTCTCCGCGCAGCGCTTGCGGAAGAAGTTTTTCGAGAAGTCCCCGGACTTCGACAAGATTTTTGATGAGGCCACCAATGTGATCGTGACCGAGGTGGGCAGCTTGAAGCATATGGTGGACGAGTTCTCGAAGTTCGCCCGCCTGCCTGCGCCGCAGATGGCCCGGCAGTCGCTCAATGAGGTGATTGAGGAAGTGCTCACGCTGTACCGTGCGGCGCATAAGGACATCGCCTTCTGCGTCGAGTTGGATGAAGATCTTCCGGTGCTCAACTTCGACCGTGAACAGCTCAAGCGGGTCTGTGTGAATTTATTTGATAATGCCATTCAGGCGATGAATCATACGGGGCGTGTATGGGTCAGTACGAAATATGACACCAAACGCAAGCGCGCGATCGTGAGCGTGGCCGACGAAGGCATCGGGATTACGCTCGAAGATCAAGAGAAGCTCTTTGTGCCATATTTTACGCGGAAGAAAACCGGGACGGGGCTGGGGCTGGCGATTGTGCGCCGGATCATCACCGATCACGACGGCCAGATTCAGGCGTCGAATAATCAACCGAAGGGCGCGGTGTTTACCTTCGATCTGCCGGTGTAG
- a CDS encoding PAS domain S-box protein: protein MSPPLDTSTRLKAGAILLLTLSIFGLDLLTPLGWADWLLYFIPLVMTLQSLRDRDAYNFVAAVTLLTALGGYFSPRDIHPAVALMNRAFGLMIMWGVTWIIVRQRQVQSQLVGARAAQAQAEAGRKAAVAARELAEASATGAIHRESQAARELLLSSLRLDGIVQSAMDAIITSDERMQVLLFNEAAERMFQCPAREAIGQSVDKFLPARFRDAHRHHVEEFGRSRVTSRKMGQLGKVMGLRANGEEFPVEAAISHIVVEGKTLYTVILRDIAERLRAEEQLRGIEERSRLALEAGQLGAWEHDVATGLVQLDARAQAIYRCGTGVSLGTMIACVHPDDAHALQELMTSTHRPDAPDARFTSEYRMQYPDGEVRWMVVRAQAFFDGAGQGFRVTRVVGTTQDVTARKRVEHLIRQSEERYRRLVAVSPYGILVVRADRIIFANDQALKLFGAVKAEEIVGRSPFELFHPECHDAMRERAHALLGGSQVTPMVEERIVKQDGTPMDVEVSSAGFSDEEGPAILAMLRDISERKRLQERLRKTERIAELGTVASGMAHEIGTPMNVILGRAEYLMDRVTDETVKRGLQTIVAQVERITRVMNQLLAFARRKPSERGPLFLRDVIENSVEMFQERLVKSRVQVEMQLDEACPRVQADADQMNQVLINLIMNAIHAMPDGGQLRIGMVPADDMVKLTVADTGHGIPQAVIAKVFTPFFTTKEFGKGTGLGLTVVKGIIEEHHGSIVAESQEGQGTTFTILLPKSG from the coding sequence GTGAGCCCGCCACTCGACACCTCCACTCGCCTGAAAGCAGGGGCTATTCTCCTGCTCACTCTCTCGATCTTTGGTCTGGATCTCCTGACCCCGTTGGGATGGGCGGACTGGCTGTTGTATTTCATTCCTCTCGTGATGACCCTGCAATCGCTTCGGGATCGTGACGCCTACAATTTTGTCGCGGCGGTCACCCTGTTGACCGCCCTGGGTGGGTACTTCTCGCCGCGCGACATTCACCCGGCGGTGGCGTTGATGAATCGTGCGTTCGGCCTGATGATCATGTGGGGGGTCACCTGGATCATTGTTCGGCAGAGGCAGGTGCAGAGTCAGCTCGTCGGCGCCCGGGCCGCGCAAGCACAGGCAGAGGCTGGCCGCAAAGCGGCGGTGGCGGCGCGTGAGCTGGCGGAAGCCAGTGCGACCGGCGCGATTCACCGCGAGTCCCAAGCCGCCCGAGAACTCCTGCTCAGCAGTCTTCGATTGGACGGAATTGTCCAGTCTGCCATGGACGCCATTATCACCAGCGATGAACGGATGCAGGTTCTGTTATTCAACGAGGCCGCTGAGCGGATGTTTCAGTGCCCTGCCCGTGAAGCGATTGGTCAATCGGTAGACAAGTTTCTGCCCGCGCGATTTAGAGATGCCCATCGGCATCATGTGGAGGAGTTCGGACGATCTCGCGTGACGAGCCGGAAAATGGGGCAACTCGGGAAGGTGATGGGGCTTCGCGCGAACGGCGAAGAGTTTCCGGTCGAAGCGGCGATTTCCCATATCGTCGTGGAAGGTAAGACGCTCTATACCGTCATTCTCCGAGACATTGCGGAGCGGCTGCGGGCCGAAGAGCAGTTGCGGGGAATCGAAGAACGATCCCGGCTGGCCCTTGAAGCCGGCCAGCTCGGGGCGTGGGAGCATGATGTGGCGACAGGTCTGGTGCAGCTGGATGCCCGGGCCCAGGCGATCTATCGGTGTGGGACCGGCGTGTCGCTCGGAACGATGATCGCCTGCGTGCATCCCGATGACGCTCATGCCTTGCAGGAGTTGATGACGTCGACGCATCGGCCGGACGCGCCGGATGCCCGGTTTACGTCGGAGTACCGGATGCAGTATCCCGACGGGGAAGTGCGCTGGATGGTGGTGCGGGCACAGGCGTTTTTCGACGGAGCCGGACAGGGTTTTCGGGTGACTCGTGTGGTCGGGACCACGCAGGATGTGACCGCTCGTAAGAGGGTGGAGCATCTGATCCGGCAGAGCGAAGAGCGCTATCGGCGTCTGGTTGCGGTGTCGCCCTATGGCATCCTTGTGGTCCGGGCCGATCGGATCATTTTTGCCAACGATCAGGCGCTGAAACTGTTCGGCGCGGTGAAGGCCGAGGAAATCGTCGGGAGATCGCCTTTCGAACTCTTTCATCCGGAATGCCATGACGCGATGCGCGAGCGGGCCCATGCGCTGCTCGGTGGCAGCCAGGTGACTCCGATGGTTGAGGAGCGCATCGTCAAGCAGGACGGCACGCCGATGGATGTCGAGGTCAGCTCGGCCGGATTTTCCGACGAAGAGGGGCCGGCGATTTTGGCGATGCTGCGCGATATCAGTGAACGGAAACGGCTGCAGGAGCGGCTACGCAAGACCGAGCGCATCGCGGAGCTCGGAACGGTCGCCTCCGGGATGGCGCATGAGATTGGGACGCCCATGAATGTCATTCTAGGCCGCGCGGAATACCTGATGGATCGCGTGACGGATGAGACGGTCAAGAGGGGTTTGCAAACGATTGTGGCGCAGGTGGAACGCATTACGCGCGTCATGAATCAGCTCCTGGCCTTTGCTCGGCGCAAACCGTCTGAGCGCGGCCCGTTGTTCTTGCGGGATGTCATCGAAAACAGCGTCGAAATGTTTCAGGAGCGGCTTGTGAAAAGCCGGGTGCAGGTCGAGATGCAGCTGGATGAGGCCTGTCCCAGAGTGCAGGCGGATGCTGATCAAATGAATCAGGTACTCATCAATCTCATCATGAATGCCATTCACGCAATGCCGGACGGCGGGCAACTCCGTATCGGGATGGTCCCGGCTGACGATATGGTCAAGCTCACTGTGGCGGATACTGGCCACGGGATTCCTCAGGCGGTGATCGCCAAAGTGTTTACCCCGTTCTTTACGACCAAAGAGTTTGGCAAGGGAACGGGGTTAGGGCTTACGGTGGTGAAAGGGATTATTGAAGAGCATCACGGTTCGATTGTCGCTGAAAGCCAGGAAGGTCAGGGCACCACGTTTACGATTCTCTTGCCGAAAAGCGGATAG
- the purM gene encoding phosphoribosylformylglycinamidine cyclo-ligase, whose amino-acid sequence MTTYRDSGVDIDAGDEFVDRIKPLVRSTFRPEVLTDLGGFGGLFRLQAKKYEDPVLVSGTDGVGTKLRVAFLMDQHDTIGIDLVAMCVNDIAVSGAEPLFFLDYFATGKLSVPKAQEVLKGIAEGCRQAGCALIGGETAEMPSMYGNGEYDLAGFAVGVVDRPKIIDGRSIAPGDVIIGLASSGLHSNGYSLARRVLFEQAKLTVTSRVPELTTTVGEALLVPTRIYAKQILALIQEYPIKGIAHITGGGITENLPRVFPAGVRARIHRDRWVVPPICSLISRLGSVERDEMYRVFNMGIGLILVVPAGSADAVIARAKALGDQGYVIGEIVAGTETDPQVEYVG is encoded by the coding sequence ATGACGACCTATCGCGACTCAGGTGTAGATATCGATGCGGGCGACGAGTTTGTCGATCGCATTAAGCCGCTTGTCCGGTCGACCTTTCGTCCGGAAGTGCTGACCGATCTTGGCGGCTTCGGTGGACTGTTCCGCCTCCAGGCCAAGAAGTATGAAGATCCGGTACTGGTCTCCGGCACCGATGGCGTCGGGACCAAGCTCAGAGTGGCCTTTCTCATGGATCAGCACGACACGATCGGCATCGATCTCGTGGCGATGTGTGTGAACGATATCGCCGTCAGCGGCGCTGAACCGCTCTTCTTCCTCGACTATTTCGCCACGGGGAAATTGTCTGTTCCCAAAGCACAAGAAGTGCTGAAGGGCATTGCCGAGGGCTGCCGCCAGGCCGGGTGCGCGCTCATCGGAGGCGAAACGGCCGAGATGCCGTCGATGTATGGAAACGGGGAGTACGACCTCGCTGGCTTTGCCGTGGGCGTCGTGGACCGCCCGAAGATTATCGACGGCCGGTCGATTGCGCCGGGTGATGTCATCATCGGGCTCGCATCTTCCGGGCTGCACAGCAATGGCTATTCGTTGGCGCGGCGGGTGTTGTTCGAGCAGGCCAAGCTTACCGTGACCAGCCGCGTGCCGGAACTCACGACGACCGTCGGCGAAGCCCTGCTGGTTCCGACCAGAATTTATGCCAAGCAGATACTGGCGCTCATTCAGGAATATCCCATCAAGGGCATCGCGCACATTACGGGCGGCGGGATCACCGAAAATCTGCCGCGCGTCTTCCCGGCCGGCGTGCGGGCGCGGATCCACCGGGATCGCTGGGTCGTGCCGCCGATCTGTTCGCTGATCAGCCGGCTGGGTTCCGTCGAGCGAGATGAGATGTATCGTGTGTTTAACATGGGGATCGGATTGATCCTCGTGGTCCCCGCCGGATCGGCGGACGCCGTCATTGCGCGGGCGAAGGCGTTGGGCGATCAGGGCTATGTGATCGGTGAAATCGTCGCCGGCACTGAGACAGATCCACAGGTGGAGTATGTCGGGTAA